The genomic DNA TTTTTTATATCTGACGCCAACGGGTGGGACTATTCTTCAATAGCCACCCGAACGTACCCGTTGGCATCCCGCAGCCGGTCCTTCGCTTCGTCATACCCGCAGCCGAGCTTGATCATGACGATCGAGGCCTTGACCTCATTATGAGCAAGCTTCAACGTCTTCAGCGCCGTATCTTCGTCGGTCCCCGTGATATCACGGATGATGCCGACGGCCCTTCGTTCCAGCTTATAGTTGCTGATATTCACATCGACCATGAGGTTGCCGTAGGCTTTTCCAAGTTTGATCATGGAGGCAGTGGAGATCATGTTGAGCACGAGCTTCTGAGCCGTCCCTGCTTTGAGCCTTGTTGAACCCGTCAGTGCTTCGGGACCTACATTCACTTCAATTTTATGCTCGGCTTCCTCAGATATTCTTGCCCCTTCATTGCAGGAGAGTGCGACAGTGACAGCCCCGACTTCCCTCGCGTACCGCAGCCCCCCGATGACATACGGCGTCCGCCCGCTTGCCGCAATCCCCACGACCGTATCTTCAGGAGAAAGCTGAAGCGCGGCAAGGTCTGATGCCCCGAGCTCTTCATTATCTTCCGCTCCTTCTACGGCTTTGACGAATGCCCGTTCACCACCGGCGATCAAGCCGACGACCACATCGCTCCCCACGCTGAAGGTCGGTGGGCACTCCACCGCATCAAGGACGCCGAGCCTGCCACTTGTGCCTGCCCCCATATAGATGAGCCTACCTCCTGAAGAGATAGATGCCACCACTTTATCCACGACTTTTTCTACGACAGGAAGGACTTTTTTAACGGCTTCTGCCACTTTATGATCTTCATCATTCATCATCCGCAACACCTCACCGGTACTTGCGGTATCGATCTTTAACGTATCCGGATTGACCTTCTCGGTTCCCAGTTCATACACATTATCCTGCATTTCAATTCCTCCTAAATCTCGTACGCGCTTTCATCCTTATTATAATCCCTTTTAAAATTATATTTCAACGGATTTGTAAAATTCATAAAATTATATTTTAGTGTAAAAACGGCAACGAAAAAACCCGGTTGACCTAAGAAGGGGACAGGGAGAGAATAAAAGGTTCTCCTTATGCCACCATTGATCAACCGGGTTCCAGCCGTAAGGTTTATTTCATATCAGTTCTTCGCACCATGAGGTCTCGGGTAACGGCTGAAATAATTCATCGTCACCGCGCCGCGTTGGAGCTGTCTATGTAGCACGTCATACGAACAATTCACTTCCATCTTCAGCCCGTTGGTGAAATGGAC from Rossellomorea marisflavi includes the following:
- the murQ gene encoding N-acetylmuramic acid 6-phosphate etherase, translated to MQDNVYELGTEKVNPDTLKIDTASTGEVLRMMNDEDHKVAEAVKKVLPVVEKVVDKVVASISSGGRLIYMGAGTSGRLGVLDAVECPPTFSVGSDVVVGLIAGGERAFVKAVEGAEDNEELGASDLAALQLSPEDTVVGIAASGRTPYVIGGLRYAREVGAVTVALSCNEGARISEEAEHKIEVNVGPEALTGSTRLKAGTAQKLVLNMISTASMIKLGKAYGNLMVDVNISNYKLERRAVGIIRDITGTDEDTALKTLKLAHNEVKASIVMIKLGCGYDEAKDRLRDANGYVRVAIEE